Genomic segment of Octadecabacter arcticus 238:
GGCGGCGATGGTCAGCGCCTTGCCAGCCTTACCCTGCCTTGCCATCGGATAACCGTCGAATGCCGAGGCGACCGTGCCCGCAACGCCGGGCGCGTTGAGCAGAATAGATGAGGTAGAACCGCCAAAGATCGCGCCGTAATAGACGCCCGCCAACAAAATTAGCGCGGCAGACGGATCGCCAATCGAAATTGCGACAGGGATCATGATAGCGATGATCGACATCGGGCCAAGGCCGGGCAGCATACCGATAAACGTACCGATCAGGCAGCCCCCAATGACCATAAGTAGATTTTGCAGGGACATGGCCGTTTGCAGGCCGATAAGAATTCCTTCAAGCATGTGATCAGACTCCCATAAAGTACGGTAGGGGGCGCAGGAAAATCCCCAGGACTTCTTGCACGAGGTACCAGACAACGACGGCTGTAGTGAGCGATATGGGCACCATGATGTGCCATTTACGTTCACCCAAAATGAATGATCCTAGGACCAGAAACGTGGTCGTTGACCCGAGAAACCCGACGGTGCGCAGGCACAGCGCATAGGCGACCATGAGCGCTAGCATCAGGATTGCCTGGCCAAGTTTGTAGTCAGTCAGACGGCGGTAGTCGATCTCGCCTTCAGTGTCGTCAGCTTTTTCAAATCCGAGCAGAATTGCTAGGGACAGACCAATACCAAAAATTGACAGAATTTTCGGAAAAGAACTGGGCCAGATGGGTTTGCGTTGCATGAACGGTGCGAGAGTGCCGTCCATAGTGAACCACGCTGTGTAGCCATAAAATAAGCAGATGCTCAGCAAAATAAGTGCGATCCAACGATCCAAAGCCATGCGATCAATTCCCCAAATAGTCGTAAAACAGGTTGGGCGGCGCGATGTGTCGCGCCGCCCGTGAAGGCCCCTTAAAGGAAGCCCAGTTTGGTCATCAGATCGCCAATAACCTTTTCCTGATTTTCAAGGAAGTCGCTGAAATCGTCGCCAGGATTGTGGATGTTGACCCAGCCGTTACGGGCCCGAACAGTTTCCCATTCTTCGGTGTCATACATCGCAGCCAACGCCGCCTGATAAACTGCAAGGTCTTCCGCTGGAAGGCCCGGTGCCGCGAAGAAGCCGCGCCAGTTAACGAAGGTGGTGTCGATACCTTGTTCCATCATCGTCATGGAGTCCGGTGACGCGGGAACGCGTTCAGCAGACGTGACGCCGATAATTTTGACTTCGCCAGCTTCTGCAAGATCAATTGCTTCGGACAGACCTGTGGACAACGCCTTGATCTCACCTGACAACAGGGCAGCCATCGCGGTTCCGCCAGCGTCATATGGAATGTAGTTCACATCCAGTGGATCACGGCCCGCAGCTTCCATTACCATGGCCGCAACGAGGTGATCGAGACCGCCGGGAACAGATCCGCCTCCAACAGGCGTGCCAGAAGCGTCGGCGTCATAGGCGGCCAGAAAGCCTTCCATGTCGTTAATCGGGCTGTCTTTGCCAACAACGATTGCCGCGTAATCACCGATGGTGCCTGCAACAAGCGTGAGGTCGCGGAAGCTTTGCGGGATTTCACCAGTTAGTGCGCGGATCACAATGGGGGTCGAATTGACCATCAGCGTCCCGTAGTTGCTTTCGGCGTTTTCAATCAGATAAGCGATGGCTGTACCGCCGCCGCCGCCGGACATGTTCTCAAAGGATGCAGATCCGATCAGGCCAGATTCGGTGAGCGCCTCGCCAGTTCCACGCGCGGTGCCATCCCAACCGCCACCGGCACCGCCGGGAATTAGAAAGTGGATGCTATCCAGCATTTGGTGGCCATCTGCGAAAGCTGGCGTGCCAAGACCCAAAGTTGCGACAGCAGTCGCCATCAGGGCGCGACGGCCCATTTTCATCGTTGTCATTGTATTCTCCCATTTGGTAGCCGTTCTCCTGACGACACCGTGAATGTAGACAAACACGGCAACCTGACACAAACCTGTCATCCGCTTAAATAAGAGGCGTCGCGCACATGAAATACCTGCTTGTAGAAGACAATCATGAACTCGCGAAAGCGGTCTGTTCGCGAATTGGCTTGGACGGCCATACTGTTGACCACGCTGCAAAAATCGAAGACGCCATCGCGTTTGTGCAAGCTGGGGAATACGACCTTATCCTGCTCGATATTATGTTACCCGACGGGGACGGTCGCAGCTTTCTCAAACAACATCGCGCGGGCAAGAACGACACCCCTGTCATCATTTTGACGGCTAGAAGTGAGGTCTCTGATAGAATCAGCTTGTTGGACTTGGGCGCGGACGACTATGTCACCAAGCCTTTCGATCACGCCGAATTGCAGGCCCGATGCCGCGCTGTCTTACGCCGTAAAGCAGGCACATCGCAGACCACGATCAAAGTCGGTGACGTCGAGTTTGATCCCGTCGGTGGCTATTTAACAGTCAAGGAAAACGTCATCAATTTGCGCAACCGCGAACTGCGCTTGCTCGAGATTTTGATGAACGCGAAGGGCCAGGTTTTTCCTAAACAAAAATTGGTCGACCGCTTGTTCTCGTATGATGATGACGTGTCCGAAAATGCCGTTGAGGTTTATGTCGGGCGTTTGCGCCGTCATCTTGAAGGTTCGTCTGTGCAAATTACAACACTGCGCGGCCTTGGCTACAGGCTCGACCATGACTGAAGATGTAATTGTCTTTGGGTCGCTGCGAAACCGGTTGGTGGTGATCCTAACCGGTGGCGCCGCGCTTTTGGCGATTATCCTGGTCTTGTTCGTGCGCGGCTATGCGACGCAGATCGCACAACAAGGACAAGACAATATCCTAAGTGCTTCGGTTTCCTCGATTTTGGGGACGGCTGCACTGCGTGACGGCAATGTAGAGTTGGACTTCCCATACGCGTCTTTGTCGATGCTGAACACGCCCGCTGATGACCGTGTATTTTATGCGATCTATGCGGACGGCGAGTTGTTGTCGGGCTATGAAAATTTGGACGTGCCGCAACTGCAGGCAGGCGATGAGGGCACATTTGCGTCATTAACCTACGACGGCGCTCAGATCCGCGTGGCGACTGCGACCCGAACATTGATTGGCGCGGACATGCCACGACAGGTTTCGGTCTCTGTGGCGCAAACCCAAGACGCTTTGTCAGATACGCTTAACCGGATTTCAAGCAATGTTGCGCTGTTCGGTACCGGTTTCTTCGCATTGGCAACGGCGCTGTCGTTCTGGGCCACCTCGACAACCATCGGGCAACTTCACAGGCTCACAACGGCTGTGACGCGCCGCGGTCCACAAGACCTGAGCCCTTTTTCAAAACCTGTGCCGTCCGAAATGGCTCCGCTGGTCGGATCTCTGAACACTCTGATGTTGCGCTTGGATCAATCCTTTAAACAGTCCGAGGAATTCATCGCCGAGGCCGCGCACCGTGTTCGAACGCCACTCGCGACTGTACGATCTTATGCTGAGGCCACACTGCAACGTGTTCAGAACCTCGAAAACCGCAATGCCTTGCGCGCAATGGTGCGCGCTATTGACGAAAGCTCGCGGGCGGCAGGACAACTGTTGGATCATGCGATGGTCACGTTCCGGGCGGAAAACCTGAGCCGTGAAAACGTCGACCTGGTGGAATTGCTGGGTGATCTCGTGCGGCGTATGACGCCTATCGCCGAAATGCGCGATGTGACCCTGAAACTAGACGCACGTGAACCCGCACTGATGTCGGGTGACCCGATCTTGTTGCAAAACGCGTTTCGCAACCTCGTCGATAACGCGCTGAAATATGCGCCATCTGATAGCACCATAACCGTGCAGGTGCACACCACGCCAACGCTGTCTGTTAATGTCAAAGATCAAGGCGTCGGTTTTCAAGTGGATGAAATTCACAAACTTGCCGGACGGTTCGTGCGCGGAAGCGATACAAGCGACCAAATTGGGTCCGGCCTTGGACTGACAATCGCGCAAGACGTGGCCTTGGCACACGGCGGTAAAATGATCCTGTCTAACAGACGGAAGGGCGGCGCATGCGTTACTTTGCAGTTTTAATTCTTCTTCTTTTCCCCCTAGTGAGCCATGCGCAGGACTGGGAAGACCGTCAGGTGTTTGGCTCGCAAAACCCGACAAGCACCCTGCGGATATTGTCGAGCACGGACACGTCTTTCTTTGCACCGATTATCGAAAACTTCATCGCACAGCGACCAAATATCGAGGTGCAATATCTTGTGGCTGGTACCACAAATTTAGACGAAATTTTCCGACAAAACCCCGACCAATTCGACGTCGTCATATCCAGCGCAATGGATCTGCAATTGAAGCTGGCTAATGATGGGCTCGCCGCGCGACTGGACGGTATTTCTCACCCTGAATGGGCGCAATGGCGGGGCAGTCTTTTCGCGTTCACTACAGAACCCGCAGCAATTGTGATCAACACCGAAGCCTTCGCCGAACTTCCGATTCCGGCCACGCGCCAAGACTTGATCGAAGTTTTACGCGCAAACTCTGACACCTTCGTGGGAAAAGTAGGGACCTATGATGTTCGCCAATCGGGGTTGGGTTATTTGTTCGCCACCCAAGATGCGCGCGCATCCGAAACCTTTTGGCGATTAATGGAGGTAATCGGGAGCTTAGATGCGCAGCTATATTGCTGTTCGGCGGACATGATCGACGATCTAATGACGGGGCGCATTTTGGTGGCCTATAATGTGCTGGGAAGCTACGCGCTGGCGCGGTCCGAAACCAAAGATATGCTCACCGTGATTTTGCCGTCCGAATTTCCAACAACGATGATGCGATCAGCGCTCGTTTCCAAGGCCGCATCGCAGCCCGCGTTGGCCGAGGCTTTCGTGAACCACTTGATCCGACTGCAATCTGATGGCAGGCCACAGGATTTCCCATTGCCGTCATTGGGCGCGTTTCAAGACACGACAGGTCGCACGTCAATCAGTCTTGAGCCCGCTTTAATGACCTATCTCGATACGCTTAAGCGGCAAACATTCATCCGTGAATGGGAAAGCGCAATTATCCAACAACGATAAGTCGGCGCCATCTCAGGGCCGTTTGTCGGTCTCACAGCTTATTGCCGTGGCAACTTGGGTGCACTATCACATCTTATCAATCAAATTTCCCACAAGATAAGTGCAATCAACGTACGTGCTACAAACGGCTGTTTCGTCCCGCAGACCCACGTTTGAGCCAACAAACTGCTGGGCTCTGCACGAATGGCTGGTCTGGTGAAGCAGCGCTGGACGAACAGGCCAACGGCCGCAATGGGCCGCGATCTCAACGGGTCGACGCAACACTTTAATCTTTAGGAAGAGATGGAGTGTTTCAAATGAAGTACCGTCGTAGGATTTATTATTCAGCTCAGCAGCGGGCTGAGATCTGGGATCGTTGGCAACGTGGCGAGTCGATGAGGTCTATTGTGCGGGTGTTTGATCGCCAATCATCCTCTGTCTTTTCAGTGATCTCACCAACTGGCGGGATACGTCCGCTGGATCACAAGCGCGGACACGTTGCCTTGCAGCCATTTTGCCAAGTCGCCTGAGACATAGCTGGAGCCGTTGTCCACTGCCCGGCAGTTGATACGCAGTATCAATGAGAAGGGACTAAGCAGGCGAGGCTTGTGGACAACATGAACCTGGCCACATCCCGACGCGGCTAAGGCCAGATCCAATGTATCAGTGACGTCTTGGGTCCTCATGTTTGTACAGAGATTCCATGAGATGATGTAGCGGCTGTAATCGTCCAGGCCTCTCGTGGCTTGCGAGCAAACCACTGCCAGCTAATAGATCGTGCTGAGATAGAACCAGCCCCAGCCCAGAACCTTGAGGTATACTCCCGCGCCTGAATTGACCTGAGGTTTTCCCCTCAAATCACTTTGTATTCCTTGAGCGATATGACGCGGAAGTTGTCGGTGACGGTGTCGCGGAACTCTAGCCATTTTTCTCGCAGGGTCTTGCGGAAGAAGTCGAAAATGGCCTCTGTGAATTGGTTGAACGTTGCATAGTGCCGATTGTGGGTGACCCATTTGTGCATAACACCCCAAAGACGCTCGATCGGGTTGAGGTGCGGGGCATATGCTGGCAAGAAATGCAACTTCACCCGACGTTCTGGGCTGTCCAGCCATGGCTGTAGTATCTTGGCATGATGATAGCGGGCATTGTCGACAAAGACGTGGATGGCCGTCTTGGTTTGGTTGTTGCGTTCCAACTTTTCCAGCATCTGTCGGGTTGTCTGGGCATTGATCTTCTCGCCTTCCACAAAGGTGAACTGGAAAGTCTCAAGGTCAAGCGCGCCCTGAATGTTGAGCCGCTTGCGCCCTGATGTCGCCTTCAGGGCCGTCTTTTGTCCCTTGGGGAACCAACCATGGGCGGGGCGGCTCTGGTGTTCGGGGTGGACAGCGTCCGAAAAGACAACCATCTCATCTGCGGCCAACCCGTTCATCAGGGCCTCATATTTGGCAATAAACGCAGCCTGCTTGGCTTCATCGGCCTGTGCAGGCAGCAATTGTGGTTTCTTATACGCGAACCCCAGGCGGCGCATCAGCTTGGCGGCTCCCGACGTGCTGTAGTTTTGGTCGCACTCGGCTAGAACATAGGCACAGACCTCATCGGCATTGCGGGCAGGCTGCGCGGTGAAATGGGCTCTCACCGCCTGCTCTTGCACGACGGACAAATGACCCTGACGCTGGCTGTAGTCCTTCAGACCGAAAAACGATAGTCCCGCACCGGCAAAGGCAAATCGCCACTCCGTCAAAACTGTCGGGCCAATATCCAAAATCCGGCAAACCGTTCCGGCGTCTTCTCCTGCGTCCAAAAGAAGAAACGCGCGCGCCCGTTTCCAAACAAGGGCGTCAACTTTGCGGCGGCGGCAAAGCGCTTCAAGTGCTATGCGCTGCTCGTCGGATAAGGAGACTGTTTTGTATTGCTTGATCATAAACTCAAAATACAGACTGAACTGCCTTTGGCCATGCGACGAAGTGAATCGCAGGCCCAAAATCGTCAGGTCAATTCAGGCGCAGGAGTATAGGTAAAGTCAGTTTGCCAGAGTTGGTTGATGGCCGTGGTTTTGTCTTTGAACTCGCTCACGGCCTTGATAGGCTCAAATGATTTTCAATCAATCGCGCGAGATGAAGGCTCGGCTTGTGATTAGGTCGTGTGCCTAGAGAACGCGATAGACCGAAGCCTCTGATACAAAGTAACTTTCCTTGTCCGTGAAGGTTACGGCCAACTCCCGTGGTGACAGCTCCGTTTCTTCCCACGCCAAGTCCACGACCCTACGCCGCACCTCATCAGAAATGCGGTTCCAGACATGCTTTGGCTTGGGTGATTAATCCTGCAACCCAGCCTCACCACGCTGAAGATACCGGTCGTACCAGCGATAGAATGTGGTGCGAGGAATGCCCAACTTGGCCAACGTCAGACGTGCTGATAGATGCGTTCCTTCGACCAGCCGGATGATCTCCAGCTTCTCAGATGCTGGGTATCTCATTCTTGGTCGCCCCATCCATTGCCCGGCGGGTGATTGCAAAGCAATCTGCCGAGAGGGGCCTGTTATGCTTTTTTTAAGCAAGCGCAGTTCGAGCGTTTGCTCCGCTACAACTTCCTTCAGATCACGCGCCTCGCGGCGGAGGTCTTTGACTTCGTCAGTTGTGGCAGCCCACGCTGTATCGCCAGCAAGCCGCTTCTTGCCAGCTTCCATGAAGTCCTTAGACCATTTGTAATAAATGCCCTGTGAGATGCCTTCACGACGGCACAGCTCAGCGATGCTATCTTCCCCACGCAGGCCGTCAAAGACGATCCGGATCTTCTCTTCGGACGAATACTGTTTGCGCCCTTCTCATCGATATTTCGTAGCGACTGCAAGGCAGCGGTAGGCAAGCTTGATGTCTTTGACGATCTTCTCGCCAGGGCTTTTGCGTGTTCCAGTTGTCTGTCTCATCTTCCACTCCTCAGTGGTTATGATGAGCCAACAACACCCTCTAATCAAATAACGCTATTTGGAACCCATAAGCGCTGACGTCAGACCCCTCCGTGCCAATAAGCGTGAGACAATTGACTGGCTAAAGTTTACACTTGAGGGCGTAGGAGAACGAACCCATGGTTATGCCTTCACAATCACCACTTTCGCCAGATGCTGGATCTGGAGCCGTTTTGGCCCCGACGTCGCCTCCCCGCGTTGTTAATGCGCCGTTGGCTCCCACAGCGGAACTGACGAGCATCCCGAAGCGACGCAACTTCACAGCCAAATACAAACTGCGCATTCTGGATGAGACGGACCAAGTGGCAGACACTGGCGGGGTTTCCGCCATTCTACGGCGGGAGGGGCTTTATTCCTCTGCACTGACCGATTGGCGCCGTGTGCGGGCGGCCGGCACATTGGGTGCATTGCAGCCAATGCGCCGTGGCCCACAAAAGGCACCTGCCAATCCATTGCAAGCTGAGCTGGCCAAGGCCAACCGTGAGGTGACAGCCTTGCGGCGCCGTCTGGATCAGGCGGAAGCCATCATTGCCATCCAAAAAAAAGTGGCGGGACTTCTGGACGAGATGGAGCAGACGCAAGAGCGCAGCGGCAAATCATGATGGCCGTCGCGATTGCATTGCCCACCGGCAGCGGCTTGACCTCGGCTGTCTGCGCCGCGCTATCATTATCGCGCGCGAGCGTTCTTCGACAGCGTGCGGCGCTGACGGCACCACCACGCACACGCCCACCGCGCGCAGCGTCTTCGCGGGCTCTGCCGGAAAGGGAAAGAGACCAGGTATTGCACCACCTGCGCGAACCCCGCTTTGCGGATCAGACGCCCACAGAGGTCTTTGCCACCTTGCTGGATGAAGGCACCTATCTGTGTTCAATCCGCACGATGTATCGGATATTGGCCGCGCAGGGCGAAGTTGGCGAACGCCGCCGACAGCGCACACATCCCGTCTATCAAAAGCCTGAACTTCTAGCTGAAGCCCCCAATCAGGTCTGGTCTTGGGACATCACCAAGCTGAGGGGCCCGGTGAAATGGTCCTACTTCTATCTCTATGTCATCCTCGACATCTTCAGCCGCCGCGTTGTTGGCTGGCGCGTCGAGCACGCGGAGAGCGCCAGCCAGTTCAAAGAGCTGTTCATCGACGCGATGGAAAAACACGAGGTTCCACGCGATCAGCTGACATTGCATGCAGATCGCGGTGGGCCCATGAAGGCAAAGACGACAGCCCTGATGCTGGTTGATCTTGGTGTGCTCAAGTCCCACAGTCGGCCCCACACCTCAAACGACAACCCG
This window contains:
- a CDS encoding Bug family tripartite tricarboxylate transporter substrate binding protein, which translates into the protein MTTMKMGRRALMATAVATLGLGTPAFADGHQMLDSIHFLIPGGAGGGWDGTARGTGEALTESGLIGSASFENMSGGGGGTAIAYLIENAESNYGTLMVNSTPIVIRALTGEIPQSFRDLTLVAGTIGDYAAIVVGKDSPINDMEGFLAAYDADASGTPVGGGSVPGGLDHLVAAMVMEAAGRDPLDVNYIPYDAGGTAMAALLSGEIKALSTGLSEAIDLAEAGEVKIIGVTSAERVPASPDSMTMMEQGIDTTFVNWRGFFAAPGLPAEDLAVYQAALAAMYDTEEWETVRARNGWVNIHNPGDDFSDFLENQEKVIGDLMTKLGFL
- a CDS encoding ABC transporter substrate-binding protein encodes the protein MRYFAVLILLLFPLVSHAQDWEDRQVFGSQNPTSTLRILSSTDTSFFAPIIENFIAQRPNIEVQYLVAGTTNLDEIFRQNPDQFDVVISSAMDLQLKLANDGLAARLDGISHPEWAQWRGSLFAFTTEPAAIVINTEAFAELPIPATRQDLIEVLRANSDTFVGKVGTYDVRQSGLGYLFATQDARASETFWRLMEVIGSLDAQLYCCSADMIDDLMTGRILVAYNVLGSYALARSETKDMLTVILPSEFPTTMMRSALVSKAASQPALAEAFVNHLIRLQSDGRPQDFPLPSLGAFQDTTGRTSISLEPALMTYLDTLKRQTFIREWESAIIQQR
- a CDS encoding IS630 family transposase, with product MIKQYKTVSLSDEQRIALEALCRRRKVDALVWKRARAFLLLDAGEDAGTVCRILDIGPTVLTEWRFAFAGAGLSFFGLKDYSQRQGHLSVVQEQAVRAHFTAQPARNADEVCAYVLAECDQNYSTSGAAKLMRRLGFAYKKPQLLPAQADEAKQAAFIAKYEALMNGLAADEMVVFSDAVHPEHQSRPAHGWFPKGQKTALKATSGRKRLNIQGALDLETFQFTFVEGEKINAQTTRQMLEKLERNNQTKTAIHVFVDNARYHHAKILQPWLDSPERRVKLHFLPAYAPHLNPIERLWGVMHKWVTHNRHYATFNQFTEAIFDFFRKTLREKWLEFRDTVTDNFRVISLKEYKVI
- a CDS encoding sensor histidine kinase, with product MTEDVIVFGSLRNRLVVILTGGAALLAIILVLFVRGYATQIAQQGQDNILSASVSSILGTAALRDGNVELDFPYASLSMLNTPADDRVFYAIYADGELLSGYENLDVPQLQAGDEGTFASLTYDGAQIRVATATRTLIGADMPRQVSVSVAQTQDALSDTLNRISSNVALFGTGFFALATALSFWATSTTIGQLHRLTTAVTRRGPQDLSPFSKPVPSEMAPLVGSLNTLMLRLDQSFKQSEEFIAEAAHRVRTPLATVRSYAEATLQRVQNLENRNALRAMVRAIDESSRAAGQLLDHAMVTFRAENLSRENVDLVELLGDLVRRMTPIAEMRDVTLKLDAREPALMSGDPILLQNAFRNLVDNALKYAPSDSTITVQVHTTPTLSVNVKDQGVGFQVDEIHKLAGRFVRGSDTSDQIGSGLGLTIAQDVALAHGGKMILSNRRKGGACVTLQF
- a CDS encoding IS3 family transposase (programmed frameshift), producing the protein MVMPSQSPLSPDAGSGAVLAPTSPPRVVNAPLAPTAELTSIPKRRNFTAKYKLRILDETDQVADTGGVSAILRREGLYSSALTDWRRVRAAGTLGALQPMRRGPQKAPANPLQAELAKANREVTALRRRLDQAEAIIAIQKKVAGLLDEMGADARAQRQIMMAVAIALPTGSGLTSAVCAALSLSRASVLRQRAALTAPPRTRPPRAASSRALPERERDQVLHHLREPRFADQTPTEVFATLLDEGTYLCSIRTMYRILAAQGEVGERRRQRTHPVYQKPELLAEAPNQVWSWDITKLRGPVKWSYFYLYVILDIFSRRVVGWRVEHAESASQFKELFIDAMEKHEVPRDQLTLHADRGGPMKAKTTALMLVDLGVLKSHSRPHTSNDNPFSEAHFKTLKYQPEFPKNFETIEQARAFCRRFFAWYNQDHHHAGIGLMTPDQIHFGQAQEIYTARQATLDAAFLATPERFVHKPPKPPQIPTAVWINPPKPTEETQA
- a CDS encoding tripartite tricarboxylate transporter TctB family protein; protein product: MALDRWIALILLSICLFYGYTAWFTMDGTLAPFMQRKPIWPSSFPKILSIFGIGLSLAILLGFEKADDTEGEIDYRRLTDYKLGQAILMLALMVAYALCLRTVGFLGSTTTFLVLGSFILGERKWHIMVPISLTTAVVVWYLVQEVLGIFLRPLPYFMGV
- a CDS encoding response regulator transcription factor encodes the protein MKYLLVEDNHELAKAVCSRIGLDGHTVDHAAKIEDAIAFVQAGEYDLILLDIMLPDGDGRSFLKQHRAGKNDTPVIILTARSEVSDRISLLDLGADDYVTKPFDHAELQARCRAVLRRKAGTSQTTIKVGDVEFDPVGGYLTVKENVINLRNRELRLLEILMNAKGQVFPKQKLVDRLFSYDDDVSENAVEVYVGRLRRHLEGSSVQITTLRGLGYRLDHD